A segment of the Candidatus Cetobacterium colombiensis genome:
AATATATGAGGAGGTACTTTTAATGGGTTGTTTAGCTATACTTGTGTTATTGGTTATTAGTGGTCAGATTTCTATGGAGAGTGGCGGTAGTACGGGACTAGTAGTCTTTATTGTTGGTTTATTATTGATTTTTTTAGTTGAGCATTTTAATGAAAAAAAGAAAAAAGAAGAGGAAGGGCAAAAAGAATCTAAGAAGAAAAAAAGTAAAGAAAATTTTATAAATAAATTTTTAAGTGAATTAGAATCTTTAGATTTTAATATATCAGATTACTTAATGGATACATCTTATTCAAAAGCTTTAGCTATAGATTCAAATAGCTATAAAATTGCTTTTTATAATATTAATAAAGTGGAAATAATGGATTGTAAAGATATTATATCAGTAGAATTAGTTATTGATGGAAACCAAGTTAGTATTACAGATGGAGCTGTTATGGGTGGAGCTATTTTTGGTGGTATAGGAGCTATTTTAGGAGGGCTTGCAGGTGGAAAAAAAGTAATACACTCAATTGCTTTTAAATTAACTGTAAATAACTATGATAATCCTGTAATTATAATTAAGGTTTATGATCAAATGATAAAGGAACTACGAAATCCTGAAAAACTAA
Coding sequences within it:
- a CDS encoding SHOCT domain-containing protein is translated as MGCLAILVLLVISGQISMESGGSTGLVVFIVGLLLIFLVEHFNEKKKKEEEGQKESKKKKSKENFINKFLSELESLDFNISDYLMDTSYSKALAIDSNSYKIAFYNINKVEIMDCKDIISVELVIDGNQVSITDGAVMGGAIFGGIGAILGGLAGGKKVIHSIAFKLTVNNYDNPVIIIKVYDQMIKELRNPEKLRDEPSKQITKMIDIWLGRFKIIQENNSKPLVVPKVESKNNENIKLLEELNNLKNKGILTEEEFQEKKKQILKQI